Genomic segment of Thermodesulfobacteriota bacterium:
TTTCCCGTTTTTACTCCAGCGAGCCGTTCGGGCGCCGCCTCCAGCCGTGGTTCCTGAACGTCGCGGTCCGGATCGGGGCGGAGATGGCTCCCTGGGACCTCCTGGCGCTGGCGAAACGGCTGGAGCGCGAAGCGGGGAGGGTGGCGGCGGGGCGGTGGGGCCCGCGGCCGCTCGACGTGGACATCATCCTTATGGGCTCCCGGACGGTCATGGAACCGGGACTGGTCGTTCCGCATCCTTCGATGGCGCTGCGGCGCTTCTGCCTCGCGCCCGTGGCGGAGGTGGCGCCGGAGGCGGTCGTCCCGCCGGGGAAGCGGACCGTGGCGGAATTGCTCGCAACCTGCGAAGATACGCTCGAGGTGACAGCGATATGAAAAACAGCCTGGCTGCACGATGGATCCTCCCGATCGCGCTGGCGGCCGCTCTGCTGCCGTCGGCGGGATGCAGGAAGACCGAGCCCCCGCCCGCCCAGGAGACGGCGCCGCTGCGCCTGGACGCGAGCGCCCAGATCGAGAGCTACAAGGAGATCCTGCGGAAGGATCCCAACAACCTGCAGGCGCTGATCGGCATCGGGAACCTGTATTACGACACGAACCAGGACGCGAAAGCCATCGAGCATTACCAGAA
This window contains:
- the folK gene encoding 2-amino-4-hydroxy-6-hydroxymethyldihydropteridine diphosphokinase, translating into MGGNDAVLLLGSNQGRRVLRIRDAVNALAREARVRSVSRFYSSEPFGRRLQPWFLNVAVRIGAEMAPWDLLALAKRLEREAGRVAAGRWGPRPLDVDIILMGSRTVMEPGLVVPHPSMALRRFCLAPVAEVAPEAVVPPGKRTVAELLATCEDTLEVTAI